The following proteins are encoded in a genomic region of Opitutus sp.:
- a CDS encoding stage II sporulation protein M — protein sequence MIINLERFIQAERPRWERLDGMLRQLAEDPWRVLPVDEARELDGLYQRACADLARLRTYAADPGVRGYLEGLVASGYAEIHGQRSRGVRVQPWTWLARGFPQAVRRRAAAFWFALALMVAGSVFGGLALAFDAEAKEVIMPFSHLHGDPAKRVEDEEKRENGAEAKSARATFAGQLMVHNTQVTLSAMALGLSAGVGTVVLMFYNGVILGAVVFDYVNAGQSVFLAGWLLPHGSVEIPAMLIGGQAGFVIAGALIGRRERKPLGARLRAVVPDVATLCGGTALLLVWAGIIESFLSQHHEPALPYAAKIAFGAAQLVALIWWLTRSGAATQANPPAIKTDSKEERL from the coding sequence GTGATCATTAATCTTGAGCGATTTATCCAGGCGGAACGGCCCAGGTGGGAGCGACTGGATGGCATGCTTCGCCAGTTGGCGGAGGACCCTTGGCGGGTGCTACCGGTGGACGAGGCGCGCGAACTGGACGGTCTTTATCAACGCGCCTGCGCGGATCTAGCGCGCCTGCGCACGTATGCGGCCGACCCGGGCGTGCGGGGATATCTCGAGGGATTGGTGGCGAGCGGATATGCGGAGATCCACGGGCAACGTTCACGTGGGGTACGGGTTCAGCCCTGGACATGGCTGGCGAGGGGGTTTCCGCAGGCCGTGAGACGCCGGGCGGCAGCGTTTTGGTTTGCGCTGGCGTTAATGGTGGCGGGTTCGGTTTTTGGCGGGCTGGCGCTGGCTTTTGATGCGGAGGCGAAGGAGGTCATCATGCCGTTTTCGCATCTCCACGGGGATCCTGCGAAGCGAGTCGAGGATGAGGAGAAGCGCGAGAATGGGGCTGAAGCGAAGAGCGCGCGGGCGACCTTTGCCGGACAGCTCATGGTGCATAACACGCAGGTGACGCTCAGTGCGATGGCACTGGGGTTGAGCGCGGGCGTGGGAACGGTGGTGCTGATGTTTTACAACGGCGTAATCCTCGGTGCGGTCGTGTTCGATTACGTGAATGCGGGCCAATCGGTGTTTTTGGCCGGCTGGCTGCTCCCGCATGGCTCGGTGGAGATACCGGCGATGTTGATCGGCGGGCAGGCGGGCTTCGTGATCGCGGGCGCCCTGATCGGGCGGCGGGAACGCAAGCCGCTCGGGGCGCGGTTGCGCGCGGTGGTGCCGGATGTGGCGACGCTTTGCGGCGGAACCGCGCTGCTGCTGGTGTGGGCGGGGATTATCGAGTCGTTTTTATCCCAGCACCATGAGCCTGCGCTGCCCTATGCGGCCAAGATCGCTTTCGGGGCGGCTCAACTGGTGGCCTTGATCTGGTGGCTAACGCGCTCGGGTGCGGCAACCCAAGCAAACCCGCCGGCCATTAAAACAGACAGCAAGGAGGAGCGGTTATGA
- a CDS encoding RDD family protein encodes MRTSGRRLRVTTPEGVSFAFRIASPVLRLGALMIDWALISSAWSLLALILAPLKLISHDASQGVMIVMYFVLSRSYDVVMDYFWRGQTLGKRVMRLRVVDAQGLRLTFAQCVVRNLMRFVDCLPFAYAVGGIASLVSVRGQRLGDLAAGTIVVHEALEPAPDAAVMGEQRYNSLRGQAGLVARLRREASPEAARAAWQALARREQIEPAPRLKLYAELAAHFRRCGQIPDALLDGLTDEQQIRNVVDVLYREKS; translated from the coding sequence ATGAGAACAAGCGGGAGACGGTTGCGGGTGACGACGCCGGAGGGCGTTTCATTTGCGTTTCGCATTGCCAGTCCGGTGCTGCGTCTTGGGGCCTTGATGATCGACTGGGCACTGATCTCAAGCGCATGGAGTCTGCTCGCACTGATCCTCGCGCCGCTGAAGTTGATCAGCCATGACGCGAGCCAAGGGGTGATGATCGTGATGTATTTCGTGTTATCGCGCTCTTACGACGTGGTCATGGACTATTTTTGGCGCGGACAGACCCTGGGCAAGCGGGTGATGCGCTTGAGAGTGGTGGATGCGCAAGGGCTGCGGCTCACGTTTGCGCAGTGTGTGGTGAGAAACCTGATGCGTTTTGTTGATTGTCTACCCTTTGCCTATGCGGTGGGCGGAATTGCCTCGCTGGTGAGCGTGCGCGGGCAGCGCTTGGGTGATCTCGCGGCGGGCACGATCGTGGTGCATGAAGCGCTGGAGCCCGCCCCGGATGCCGCAGTGATGGGCGAGCAGCGCTATAATTCATTGCGTGGACAGGCTGGGCTGGTGGCCCGCTTGCGACGCGAGGCCTCACCCGAGGCGGCCCGGGCGGCATGGCAGGCGTTGGCGCGCAGAGAACAGATCGAGCCCGCCCCGCGCCTGAAACTCTACGCGGAACTGGCGGCCCATTTTCGCCGCTGCGGACAGATCCCCGATGCGCTGCTGGACGGGCTGACCGACGAGCAGCAAATCCGAAACGTGGTCGACGTGCTGTATCGGGAGAAATCCTAG
- the glnS gene encoding glutamine--tRNA ligase, producing the protein MTVETNATPAPATPSDFIRDIVAADLAAGRHQKIVTRFPPEPNGYLHIGHAKSICLNFGIARENNGTCNLRFDDTNPAKEELEYVDSITTDVNWLIAGWAEHCLGVKAKGAHPAAQTVNGRPDHYLAPVSLPAPSSQLPASAVEPFFASDYFEQLYAYALTLIEKGKAYVCDLSAEDTEAYRGSPEKPGQDSPFRNRSVAENLDLFQRMRAGEFPNGARSLRAKIDMTAPNMWLRDPLLYRIRHVAHHHAGDKWCIYPLYDYAHCLSDYLEGITHSICTLEFVDHRPLYDWVLESLDLPRALPHQYEFSKLIPGYMIVSKRKLLHLVTGNVVTGWDDPRMPTISGLRRRGIPASALRKFVIGAGVTKFDALTDIAVMEHVVREELNGLAVRRLGVLRPIKIVLTNLAEGEVIECDATNNPQDETPTTRKVALTREVFIESDDFAEVPPPKYFRLKPGGEVRLKYACIIKLDEIVKDAAGAITELRCTADLTTRAGGPNSDKKVKGTIHWVSASHSIAAEVRVYDRLFTVPEPGAEEDFMKVVNPQSLEVITARLESSLATATPDDRFQFERVGYFALDSKDNAPGKLVFNRTISLKDAWTKK; encoded by the coding sequence ATGACCGTTGAGACCAACGCCACGCCCGCTCCCGCCACCCCCAGTGACTTCATCCGCGACATCGTCGCCGCCGATCTCGCCGCAGGTCGTCACCAGAAGATCGTTACGCGTTTCCCCCCCGAGCCCAACGGCTACCTGCACATCGGCCACGCCAAGTCGATCTGCCTGAACTTCGGCATCGCCCGCGAAAACAACGGCACCTGCAACCTGCGCTTCGACGACACCAACCCCGCCAAGGAGGAGCTCGAGTACGTCGATTCCATCACCACGGACGTCAACTGGCTGATCGCCGGCTGGGCCGAACACTGCCTCGGCGTCAAAGCCAAGGGCGCCCACCCCGCCGCCCAGACCGTCAACGGCCGCCCCGACCACTACCTGGCTCCTGTCTCGCTCCCAGCTCCCAGCTCCCAGCTCCCAGCTTCCGCCGTCGAGCCGTTCTTCGCCAGCGACTACTTTGAACAACTCTACGCCTACGCGCTCACCCTCATCGAAAAGGGTAAAGCCTACGTCTGCGACCTCAGCGCCGAGGACACCGAGGCCTATCGCGGCTCCCCGGAAAAGCCCGGCCAGGACAGCCCTTTCCGCAACCGCTCGGTGGCGGAAAACCTCGACCTGTTCCAGCGCATGCGCGCCGGCGAGTTCCCCAACGGCGCCCGCTCGCTGCGCGCCAAGATCGACATGACCGCGCCCAACATGTGGCTGCGCGATCCCCTGCTCTACCGCATCCGCCACGTTGCCCACCACCACGCCGGCGACAAGTGGTGCATTTATCCGCTCTACGACTACGCCCACTGCCTGAGCGATTACCTCGAAGGAATCACCCACAGCATCTGCACCCTCGAATTCGTCGACCACCGCCCGCTCTACGACTGGGTTCTGGAGAGCCTCGATCTCCCCCGCGCCCTGCCCCACCAGTACGAGTTTTCCAAACTCATCCCCGGCTACATGATCGTGTCAAAGCGCAAGCTGCTCCACCTCGTGACCGGTAACGTGGTCACCGGCTGGGACGACCCGCGCATGCCGACGATTTCCGGCCTGCGCCGCCGCGGCATCCCCGCCTCCGCCCTACGCAAGTTCGTGATCGGCGCCGGCGTCACCAAGTTCGACGCCCTCACCGACATCGCCGTGATGGAGCACGTGGTCCGCGAGGAGCTGAACGGCCTGGCGGTCCGCCGCCTCGGCGTGCTCCGCCCGATCAAGATCGTCCTGACCAACCTCGCCGAAGGTGAAGTCATCGAGTGCGACGCCACCAACAACCCCCAGGACGAAACCCCGACCACGCGCAAGGTCGCCCTGACCCGCGAGGTGTTCATCGAGAGTGATGACTTCGCCGAGGTGCCCCCGCCCAAATATTTCCGCCTCAAGCCAGGCGGCGAGGTTCGCCTCAAATACGCCTGCATCATCAAGCTCGACGAAATCGTCAAAGACGCCGCCGGAGCCATCACCGAGCTGCGCTGCACCGCCGACCTGACCACCCGCGCCGGCGGCCCCAACTCGGACAAAAAGGTCAAAGGCACGATTCACTGGGTAAGCGCCAGCCACAGCATCGCCGCAGAAGTGCGCGTCTATGACCGGTTGTTCACCGTGCCCGAGCCAGGCGCGGAGGAAGACTTCATGAAAGTGGTCAACCCGCAGTCATTGGAAGTGATCACCGCCCGTTTGGAATCCTCGCTGGCAACGGCGACGCCCGACGACCGCTTCCAGTTTGAACGCGTGGGCTACTTCGCGTTGGACAGCAAGGACAACGCCCCCGGCAAGCTGGTGTTTAACCGCACAATCTCGCTCAAGGACGCCTGGACCAAGAAGTGA